Proteins encoded in a region of the Equus asinus isolate D_3611 breed Donkey chromosome X, EquAss-T2T_v2, whole genome shotgun sequence genome:
- the EBP gene encoding 3-beta-hydroxysteroid-Delta(8),Delta(7)-isomerase, which produces MTTSASPLHPYWPRHLRLDKFVPNDCPAWHLLAGLFSVSGVLVVTTWLLSGRAAVVPLGIWRRLSLCWFAVCGFIHLVIEGWFSLYHEDLLGDQAFLSQLWKEYAKGDSRYILNDNFTVCMETITACLWGPLSLWVVIAFLRQQPLRFVLQLVVSVGQIYGDVLYFLTEQRDGFQHGELGHPLYFWFYFVFMNSLWLVLPGILVLDSMKQLSLAQSTLDTKATKAKSKQN; this is translated from the exons ATGACCACCAGCGCCAGCCCCTTGCACCCATACTGGCCTCGGCACCTAAGGCTGGACAAATTTGTGCCTAATGACTGCCCCGCCTGGCATCTCCTGGCCGGCCTCTTCTCTGTCTCTGGGGTCTTAGTTGTCACCACGTGGCTGTTGTCAGGTCGTGCTGCAGTCGTCCCACTGGGGATTTGGCGGCGACTGTCCCTGTGCTGGTTTGCAGTCTGTGGGTTCATTCACCTGGTGATTGAGGGCTGGTTCAGCCTCTACCACGAGGACCTTCTTGGAGACCAAGCCTTCTTGTCCCAACTCT GGAAAGAGTATGCCAAGGGGGACAGCCGATACATCCT GAATGACAACTTCACGGTATGCATGGAGACCATCACAGCTTGCCTTTGGGGACCCCTCAGCCTATGGGTGGTAATTGCCTTTCTCCGCCAGCAGCCCCTCCGCTTTGTCCTACAGCTCGTGGTCTCTGTGG gTCAAATCTACGGGGATGTGCTCTATTTCCTGACAGAGCAACGTGATGGATTCCAGCATGGAGAGCTGGGCCACCCGCTCTATTTCtggttttactttgttttcatgAACAGCCTGTGGCTGGTGCTGCCTGGAATCCTTGTGCTTGACTCCATGAAGCAGCTCTCTCTTGCCCAGAGCACACTGGACACCAAAGCCACAAAAGCCAAGAGCAAACAGAACTAA